A section of the Pedobacter sp. HDW13 genome encodes:
- a CDS encoding peroxiredoxin codes for MAIVGKKFPSVSIDAMSDMGDDLKINVFEEAVNKNSKVLLFWYPKDFTFVCPTELHAFQAALPEFEKRNTIVIGASCDTNEVHFAWLNTPKDNGGIEGVTYPILADTHRQLSGILDILDQEVNYDEEGNESFSGSNVSFRATYLIDETGKVFHESVNDMPLGRNVKEYLRLIDAYAHVQKHGEVCPANWEEGKEAMNANRTGVAEYLAAN; via the coding sequence ATGGCAATAGTAGGCAAAAAATTCCCGAGTGTTAGTATTGATGCAATGTCAGACATGGGTGATGACTTGAAAATCAATGTATTTGAAGAGGCTGTAAACAAAAATAGTAAAGTGTTATTATTCTGGTATCCAAAAGATTTTACTTTTGTTTGTCCTACAGAATTACACGCTTTCCAGGCTGCTTTACCTGAGTTTGAAAAAAGAAATACAATCGTAATCGGTGCATCATGCGATACCAACGAAGTTCACTTCGCATGGTTAAACACACCAAAAGATAACGGCGGTATTGAAGGTGTTACTTACCCAATCTTAGCTGATACACACAGACAATTATCTGGTATCTTAGATATTTTAGATCAGGAAGTTAATTACGATGAGGAAGGAAACGAATCTTTCTCTGGTTCAAATGTTTCTTTCAGAGCTACTTATTTAATCGATGAGACTGGTAAAGTTTTCCACGAAAGTGTAAACGATATGCCACTTGGTAGAAACGTTAAAGAATATTTACGTTTAATCGATGCTTACGCACACGTTCAGAAACATGGCGAAGTTTGTCCTGCAAACTGGGAAGAAGGTAAAGAAGCAATGAACGCAAACAGAACTGGCGTTGCTGAATACTTAGCTGCTAACTAA
- a CDS encoding prolyl oligopeptidase family serine peptidase has product MKKYLLFLLLCTGEYTFAQQIAPLTVEKIMRDPKWMGVAPGNFRWTADSKTLYFNWNPENKPKEELFKISATGSKPVKATEKEDEKLLSLNYTYNADRSQGLVEKSGDIYLQNFKTGKEIRLTNTLERENSPVFLNNGNIVYQAGDNLFEVNLKSAETSQITNFIKGKKPGRSEAKQATEQDKWLKAQQTELFDIIKKRNAESRNANRGGRGRSGATGTENKPLKELYTDDRFLNNVVISPDGRFVTYKLTTPAQNNHNTVVPNYVTASGYTEDIPGRAKVGENENVSQAFIYDTQRDTIYSILTSTIPGIKDLPDYLKDYPKELDTLKKKNADRPVNLFGPLWNDNGSMGIVVATSTDNKDRWILKLDAATGKLTLLDRQRDEAWIGGPGISSYYQGNTGWIDNNHFYYQSEATGYSHLYMVNVATGDKKQLTSGKWEVQTLQLSKDRSTFYIKANKEHPGITNFFKIAANGGELVQLTNMKGLSDITLSPDEKYLAINYSYLNKPGELYLQTNKAGAKAVKITQSTSVEFDSYKWREPDMVSFKNRYGADVYARVYKSDNPHPNHPAVVFVHGAGYLQNVHFGWSTYFREFMFNNLLADNGYTVIDIDYTASSGYGRDYRTGIYRHMGGKDLTDQVDGVKFLVEKYGVNPKHVGLYGGSYGGFITLMAMFNESDVFTSGAALRSVTDWAHYNHGYTSNILNEPFNDPIAYKRSSPIYFADKLKGNLLMAHGMVDVNVHFQDIVRITQRFIELGKNNWELAVYPVEDHGFVEPSSWTDEYKRIFKLYENTLKK; this is encoded by the coding sequence ATGAAGAAATATTTACTCTTTCTTTTGCTCTGCACCGGAGAATACACTTTTGCGCAACAAATTGCCCCCTTAACCGTAGAAAAAATAATGCGCGACCCTAAATGGATGGGCGTTGCACCAGGCAATTTCCGTTGGACGGCCGATAGCAAAACACTCTACTTTAACTGGAACCCTGAAAATAAACCAAAAGAAGAGCTTTTTAAAATTTCGGCCACAGGAAGCAAACCTGTTAAAGCGACTGAAAAGGAAGATGAAAAATTACTAAGCTTAAATTATACTTACAATGCCGATCGTTCGCAGGGACTTGTAGAAAAGAGTGGCGATATTTATCTCCAGAACTTTAAAACAGGTAAAGAAATCCGTCTCACAAATACCCTTGAAAGAGAAAACAGCCCTGTTTTTTTAAACAACGGGAACATCGTTTACCAAGCGGGTGATAATTTGTTTGAAGTAAATTTAAAATCGGCCGAAACCAGCCAGATCACCAATTTTATTAAAGGTAAAAAACCAGGAAGATCGGAAGCGAAACAGGCAACAGAGCAAGACAAATGGTTAAAAGCACAGCAAACGGAGTTATTCGATATTATTAAGAAACGTAACGCCGAATCGCGCAATGCCAACCGTGGCGGAAGAGGTCGCTCTGGGGCTACCGGTACCGAGAACAAACCATTAAAAGAACTTTATACCGACGACCGTTTTTTAAATAATGTAGTAATTAGTCCTGACGGGCGTTTTGTTACCTACAAACTCACTACTCCAGCACAGAATAACCACAATACTGTGGTTCCAAATTATGTTACCGCTTCTGGTTATACCGAAGATATTCCAGGCAGGGCAAAAGTGGGCGAAAATGAGAATGTCTCGCAGGCTTTTATTTACGATACTCAGCGCGATACGATATACAGCATACTTACTTCAACCATACCCGGGATAAAAGACCTTCCTGATTACCTAAAAGATTATCCGAAAGAACTGGATACGCTAAAAAAGAAAAACGCCGACCGGCCTGTTAATCTTTTTGGCCCGCTTTGGAATGATAACGGAAGTATGGGCATCGTGGTTGCAACTTCTACCGACAACAAAGACCGCTGGATTTTAAAACTGGACGCCGCAACAGGCAAACTTACTTTGCTCGATCGCCAGCGTGATGAAGCCTGGATAGGTGGTCCGGGGATTAGCAGCTATTACCAGGGTAATACCGGATGGATTGATAATAACCACTTTTACTACCAAAGCGAGGCAACAGGTTACTCACATTTGTACATGGTAAATGTGGCCACGGGAGATAAAAAACAATTAACCTCAGGTAAATGGGAAGTACAAACGCTACAATTATCGAAAGATAGAAGTACCTTTTACATTAAGGCCAATAAAGAGCACCCCGGCATTACCAATTTCTTTAAAATTGCAGCAAATGGTGGCGAGCTTGTGCAGCTTACCAACATGAAAGGTTTGAGCGATATCACACTTTCGCCAGATGAGAAATACCTGGCTATAAATTACTCTTACCTCAATAAACCCGGCGAATTATACCTGCAAACCAATAAAGCTGGCGCTAAAGCCGTAAAAATCACCCAGTCTACTTCGGTTGAATTCGATTCGTATAAATGGCGCGAGCCAGATATGGTTAGCTTTAAAAACCGATACGGTGCAGATGTTTATGCCAGGGTTTACAAATCAGACAACCCACACCCGAACCATCCGGCAGTAGTTTTTGTGCACGGAGCAGGCTATTTACAAAACGTGCATTTCGGCTGGAGTACCTATTTCCGCGAGTTTATGTTCAATAATTTACTGGCCGATAATGGCTATACGGTTATCGACATCGATTATACCGCAAGTTCGGGTTATGGCCGCGATTACCGCACCGGCATTTACCGCCACATGGGTGGAAAAGACCTGACTGACCAGGTAGATGGCGTTAAATTTTTGGTTGAGAAATATGGCGTAAACCCAAAACATGTTGGTTTATACGGAGGCTCTTATGGAGGCTTTATTACGTTAATGGCTATGTTTAACGAATCGGATGTTTTTACCAGTGGTGCCGCTTTACGTTCGGTTACCGACTGGGCACATTACAACCATGGTTATACTTCAAATATCCTTAACGAGCCTTTTAACGATCCGATTGCCTACAAAAGAAGTTCGCCAATTTACTTTGCCGATAAATTAAAAGGCAATCTACTAATGGCCCACGGTATGGTTGATGTGAATGTTCATTTCCAGGATATTGTACGCATTACACAACGATTTATCGAGCTGGGCAAAAACAACTGGGAGCTTGCCGTTTACCCGGTAGAAGACCACGGCTTTGTTGAACCCAGCAGCTGGACAGATGAATACAAACGGATTTTTAAACTGTATGAGAATACGTTAAAGAAATAA
- a CDS encoding aldehyde dehydrogenase family protein: MKEEIKSVFDLQQQHKLELRKSDAKMRIVKLKRLKQALTDSEAEIFAALKEDLRKNPFESAVTELYFTYAEIDHAIKKLRSWMRPKAAGKTLSNFFARNKIYYEPKGVCLIIAPWNYPLQLMMSPLVSAIAAGNCAILKPSEISAATAGLISKLIADTFDPQEIACFEGDAAVSTILLELPFDHIFFTGSTAIGKVVMEAAAKNLTSVTLELGGKSPAVVDGTCDLKKAAEKIAWGKLVNAGQTCIAPDYVLIDESLEADFVKHYQTAVDKMFFEHSEINKNDYAKIVNPKQFNRLNKLVYAAVAEGAIVAFGGKFDEKDLTITPTLLTAVTENSEIMQDEIFGPVLPVVGYKHLQEAIDLINRKQKPLALYVFSGRTANQNKIITETSAGGTCVNDVLVHIGNPNLPFGGLNNSGIGSCHGIFGFKTFSHERAVVFQSKLGVTKMIYPPYAPKMGLLKWLKKLM; encoded by the coding sequence ATGAAAGAAGAGATAAAATCAGTTTTCGACTTACAGCAGCAGCACAAATTGGAATTGCGGAAAAGCGACGCAAAAATGCGGATTGTAAAGCTGAAAAGGCTTAAACAGGCACTAACAGATTCGGAAGCGGAGATTTTTGCTGCACTTAAAGAAGATCTGCGCAAAAACCCTTTCGAAAGTGCTGTTACCGAACTGTATTTTACTTATGCCGAAATAGACCACGCCATAAAAAAACTTAGGAGCTGGATGAGGCCTAAAGCGGCCGGCAAAACTTTGAGCAATTTTTTTGCCCGCAATAAAATTTATTACGAACCCAAAGGTGTTTGCCTTATTATAGCCCCCTGGAATTATCCTTTGCAACTGATGATGAGTCCGCTGGTTTCGGCAATAGCGGCCGGTAACTGCGCCATCCTTAAGCCTTCTGAAATAAGCGCAGCAACGGCCGGGCTTATCAGTAAACTTATTGCTGATACTTTTGACCCACAAGAAATAGCTTGTTTTGAAGGTGATGCAGCTGTTTCTACAATATTGCTGGAATTGCCCTTTGATCATATTTTCTTTACCGGAAGTACTGCTATTGGCAAAGTAGTGATGGAGGCTGCGGCGAAGAACCTGACTTCTGTTACCCTTGAGCTAGGCGGAAAATCGCCTGCTGTTGTAGATGGCACCTGCGATTTAAAGAAAGCGGCAGAAAAAATTGCCTGGGGTAAGCTGGTAAATGCCGGGCAAACTTGTATTGCGCCTGATTATGTATTGATTGACGAAAGTCTGGAAGCTGATTTTGTAAAGCATTACCAGACTGCGGTAGACAAAATGTTTTTTGAGCATTCGGAAATTAATAAAAACGATTACGCTAAAATTGTGAATCCAAAACAGTTTAATCGTTTAAATAAACTTGTTTACGCTGCTGTGGCAGAAGGCGCAATTGTAGCTTTTGGGGGTAAGTTTGATGAAAAGGATTTAACCATAACACCAACGCTTTTAACCGCTGTAACCGAAAATAGTGAGATTATGCAAGATGAAATTTTTGGCCCGGTGTTGCCGGTTGTTGGATATAAACATTTGCAGGAAGCAATCGATTTAATAAACAGGAAGCAAAAGCCCTTAGCCCTTTATGTTTTTTCCGGTAGAACAGCTAACCAAAATAAAATCATTACCGAAACCAGTGCAGGCGGAACCTGTGTAAACGATGTGCTGGTGCACATTGGTAATCCTAATTTACCTTTTGGAGGCCTTAACAATAGTGGTATAGGAAGTTGCCATGGTATATTTGGTTTCAAAACCTTCTCGCACGAAAGGGCCGTGGTTTTTCAATCGAAATTGGGGGTAACTAAAATGATTTACCCTCCGTATGCACCAAAAATGGGATTGTTAAAGTGGTTGAAGAAGTTGATGTAA
- a CDS encoding YfiT family bacillithiol transferase yields MDLEQLKYPIGQFSMPAIFDQKQIDEWIAEIKALPGQLRKATESLTNEDLSQAYRPGGWTLRQVVHHIPDSHINAYIRFKQAITEDVPVIRPYYEERWAETGEAKNGDIELSLALIAALHQRWVTFLKTLQPADYQRKYIHPEHGKELTLANMLGMYAWHGKHHLAHITNTIIK; encoded by the coding sequence ATGGATCTAGAGCAACTTAAATATCCCATCGGTCAATTTTCTATGCCGGCTATTTTCGATCAAAAGCAAATCGATGAATGGATTGCTGAAATTAAGGCCTTGCCCGGACAACTTAGAAAAGCTACTGAAAGCTTAACCAATGAAGATTTAAGCCAAGCCTATCGGCCTGGGGGCTGGACTTTACGTCAGGTTGTTCACCACATTCCCGATAGTCACATTAATGCCTATATCCGTTTTAAGCAAGCCATTACCGAAGATGTGCCCGTAATAAGGCCGTATTACGAAGAGCGCTGGGCCGAAACAGGAGAGGCGAAGAACGGTGATATCGAACTTTCTCTTGCTTTAATCGCAGCGCTGCATCAACGCTGGGTTACCTTTTTAAAAACACTGCAGCCTGCCGATTACCAGCGTAAATATATCCATCCCGAGCATGGTAAAGAACTTACTTTAGCTAATATGCTGGGCATGTATGCCTGGCACGGCAAACACCATTTGGCACACATTACCAATACCATAATAAAATGA
- a CDS encoding DUF6265 family protein: MKNARLNLLILLLIGFSTLANAQKAPSKTFAFVLGSWEMQTPKGKLVEQWVQNPDKTLSGKSYRINAKGDSTLTETLQIKNIGKDTFYCSTVNGQNEGKEVSFKLISTTDQTYVFENKTHDFPQRIVYQNKGKKEMLAWIEGELNGKSRKSEFKYIRK; this comes from the coding sequence ATGAAAAATGCCCGTTTAAATTTACTGATCTTATTGCTTATTGGTTTTTCGACCTTAGCGAATGCCCAAAAAGCTCCATCCAAAACCTTTGCTTTTGTTTTAGGCTCCTGGGAAATGCAAACGCCGAAAGGGAAACTTGTAGAGCAATGGGTGCAAAATCCGGATAAGACACTGAGCGGTAAAAGTTACCGCATTAATGCGAAAGGGGATAGTACACTTACAGAAACCCTTCAAATTAAAAACATTGGAAAGGATACTTTTTATTGCTCAACCGTAAATGGACAAAATGAAGGTAAAGAAGTATCTTTTAAACTGATTTCTACCACAGATCAGACTTACGTTTTCGAAAATAAAACGCACGATTTCCCGCAAAGAATTGTTTACCAGAATAAGGGCAAAAAAGAAATGCTCGCCTGGATTGAAGGCGAGCTTAATGGTAAAAGCCGAAAATCGGAGTTTAAGTACATAAGGAAATAA
- a CDS encoding heavy-metal-associated domain-containing protein, with translation MTHTYQLTGMTCGGCENKVKSNLLVLPDITSVDVSKDTNSATISMDKHIGLATLQDALGGKDSKYQISPIAHNEMVEETKSWAATYKPILLIFGYVTAVSLIVSLQNGTVDFMVFMRIFMAGFFLTFSFFKMLNLKAFAESYAMYDIVAKKFSAWGYIYAFIELGLGLSFALNLSPIVVNWATLIVMTVSILGVLESVLNKKKIQCACLGAVFNLPMSTVTIVEDAIMIAMSAAMLVLM, from the coding sequence ATGACACACACCTATCAACTTACCGGCATGACTTGTGGCGGTTGCGAAAATAAAGTAAAAAGTAACCTTTTGGTTTTACCTGACATCACCTCGGTTGATGTTTCGAAAGACACCAACTCGGCCACCATTAGCATGGATAAGCACATTGGCTTAGCCACCCTGCAAGATGCTTTGGGCGGTAAAGACAGTAAATACCAGATCTCACCAATTGCACACAACGAAATGGTAGAAGAAACCAAATCGTGGGCCGCAACCTATAAACCGATCTTACTCATTTTTGGCTATGTTACTGCGGTTTCATTAATTGTTTCTTTGCAAAACGGCACTGTAGATTTTATGGTTTTCATGCGCATTTTCATGGCCGGTTTTTTCCTTACCTTCTCTTTCTTCAAAATGCTCAATTTAAAAGCATTTGCCGAAAGCTATGCCATGTACGATATCGTTGCAAAAAAATTTAGTGCCTGGGGTTATATCTACGCATTTATCGAATTGGGATTAGGCTTGTCGTTCGCTTTAAACCTATCTCCTATTGTGGTAAACTGGGCTACGTTAATTGTAATGACAGTTAGTATTTTGGGTGTTTTAGAAAGTGTGCTGAACAAGAAAAAAATTCAGTGCGCCTGTTTGGGTGCCGTTTTCAACCTACCCATGAGCACCGTTACCATTGTTGAGGACGCCATTATGATTGCCATGAGTGCAGCGATGCTGGTACTGATGTAG
- the ygiD gene encoding 4,5-DOPA dioxygenase extradiol encodes MSSLSQFKNFTQRLPQTDLMPTLFIGHGSPMNGIEHNEFSQSWADLAKHIPVPKAVLVVSAHWYTRGTFVTAMDFPSTIHDFGGFPQALFDVQYPVPGDAKLAAEIPSLIHSTPVGLDHDWGLDHGTWTIVRHMYPKANIPVLQLSIDYTKAPEEHYEIAKEIYALRKKGILVIGSGNMVHNLRMLSWEMINGGGYDWANEMNDKFKNLIANGDHKPLMNYRNLGPDAMLAIPTPEHYLPLIYTLGLKNEQEDITFFNDKAVGGSLTMTSVLVG; translated from the coding sequence ATGTCATCATTATCTCAATTCAAAAACTTTACTCAGCGTTTGCCTCAAACGGATTTAATGCCAACTTTATTTATTGGCCATGGCTCGCCCATGAACGGTATTGAGCACAATGAGTTTAGCCAGAGCTGGGCCGATTTGGCGAAGCATATTCCGGTTCCTAAAGCAGTCCTCGTGGTTTCGGCGCATTGGTACACCCGTGGCACCTTTGTTACTGCAATGGACTTTCCATCTACCATCCACGATTTTGGTGGCTTTCCACAGGCCTTATTCGACGTGCAATATCCTGTCCCGGGTGATGCTAAACTTGCTGCAGAAATCCCATCGCTAATTCATAGCACACCAGTTGGCTTAGATCACGATTGGGGTTTAGACCACGGTACCTGGACCATTGTAAGGCACATGTATCCCAAGGCCAATATCCCCGTGCTTCAATTGAGCATCGATTACACCAAAGCACCCGAGGAGCACTACGAAATTGCCAAAGAAATTTATGCCTTGCGTAAAAAAGGTATTCTGGTAATTGGCAGTGGCAATATGGTGCATAACCTGCGCATGTTAAGCTGGGAAATGATTAATGGTGGCGGTTACGATTGGGCTAACGAAATGAATGATAAATTCAAAAACCTGATTGCAAACGGCGACCATAAGCCTTTAATGAATTACCGGAATTTAGGCCCTGACGCCATGCTTGCCATCCCAACGCCAGAACATTATTTACCCTTAATTTATACCCTTGGCCTGAAAAACGAGCAGGAAGATATTACTTTCTTTAACGATAAAGCCGTTGGCGGTTCGCTAACCATGACATCGGTTTTAGTGGGGTAA
- a CDS encoding YceI family protein, with translation MKKLFLFLIATSISVASFAQTTWKIDPMHSFVNFSVKHMGISFVDGSFKKFDGTVTAAKPDLTDAKINFTVDVNSITTGVDMRDNHLKTDDFFNAEKFPAMKFESTGFKKLSGNNYELSGKLTIRDVTKDVKFAVVYGGTAKDQQGNTKAGFGATTTINRLDYNIKYDPTGAGVAKDVAIKLNLEFVQAK, from the coding sequence ATGAAAAAATTATTTTTATTCCTGATAGCTACCTCAATAAGCGTGGCTTCTTTCGCACAAACAACCTGGAAAATCGATCCAATGCACTCATTTGTTAACTTTTCGGTTAAGCACATGGGCATTTCTTTTGTTGATGGTTCGTTTAAAAAATTTGACGGGACAGTTACTGCAGCTAAGCCTGATTTAACGGATGCAAAAATCAACTTCACGGTTGATGTGAACAGCATTACAACAGGCGTTGACATGAGAGACAATCACTTGAAAACGGATGATTTTTTCAATGCAGAGAAATTTCCAGCCATGAAATTCGAAAGCACTGGTTTTAAAAAATTAAGTGGCAACAATTACGAACTAAGTGGTAAATTAACGATCCGCGATGTAACCAAAGATGTAAAATTTGCGGTAGTTTACGGTGGAACCGCTAAAGACCAGCAAGGCAATACAAAGGCGGGCTTTGGCGCCACCACAACCATTAACCGTTTAGATTATAACATTAAATACGACCCAACTGGTGCAGGTGTAGCTAAAGATGTTGCCATTAAATTAAACCTGGAGTTTGTTCAGGCAAAATAA
- a CDS encoding AraC family transcriptional regulator, translated as MHLHIKNMVCNRCKMVVKAELEKLGFNPVSVELGEVILPGSLTADDKLKISEALHSFGFELLEDRKTQIAEQIKTSIINLVHYSKEPLKINLSAYLSEQLKLEYPQLSLVFSEVEKQTIEKYFIAQKIEKAKEMLTYGELTLSEIAYQLNYSSVAHLSAQFKKVTDLTPSAYKAKTANKRKTLDEI; from the coding sequence ATGCACCTGCATATCAAAAATATGGTATGCAACCGCTGTAAAATGGTGGTTAAAGCCGAGCTGGAGAAGCTCGGCTTTAATCCTGTTTCGGTTGAACTGGGCGAAGTTATCCTCCCCGGAAGTTTAACAGCTGATGATAAACTCAAAATCAGTGAGGCTTTACATTCTTTTGGGTTCGAACTTTTGGAGGATCGGAAGACTCAAATTGCCGAGCAGATCAAAACTTCCATCATCAACCTGGTACATTATTCAAAAGAACCTTTAAAAATTAATCTCTCTGCCTATTTAAGCGAGCAACTTAAGCTCGAGTATCCACAGCTAAGCCTTGTTTTCTCGGAGGTAGAAAAGCAAACCATCGAAAAGTACTTCATTGCGCAGAAAATAGAGAAGGCAAAAGAAATGTTAACCTATGGCGAGCTCACACTGAGCGAAATTGCTTATCAACTCAACTACAGCAGCGTTGCCCATCTTTCTGCGCAGTTTAAGAAAGTTACGGATCTTACCCCATCAGCCTATAAAGCCAAAACGGCGAATAAGCGCAAAACGCTCGATGAAATTTAA
- a CDS encoding DUF3347 domain-containing protein — MKKIMIMVAIIAIATTKLTFAQSKTDAAFNQLLTAYYDVKNALATDKKDLAAEKAKALSAKVDAIPHKDLPATQHMPWMEQAKIIKAKAAELAAAKDIKAQRKSFEGISYAMIKTVKSVKFNNATVYVQHCPMAKASWLNEKENIENPYYGSMMFDCGDVSETIKSK; from the coding sequence ATGAAAAAAATAATGATCATGGTGGCAATAATTGCCATCGCAACTACAAAACTAACTTTCGCACAAAGTAAAACAGATGCAGCTTTTAATCAGCTCCTAACTGCTTATTACGATGTTAAAAATGCTTTGGCTACCGACAAAAAAGATCTTGCAGCTGAAAAGGCAAAGGCTTTATCGGCTAAAGTTGATGCTATTCCGCACAAAGACTTACCTGCAACGCAGCACATGCCCTGGATGGAACAGGCTAAAATAATCAAAGCCAAAGCTGCCGAGCTCGCCGCTGCAAAAGATATCAAGGCGCAACGTAAGTCGTTCGAGGGTATTTCTTATGCGATGATTAAAACCGTTAAAAGCGTTAAATTCAATAATGCCACCGTATATGTGCAACACTGCCCTATGGCTAAGGCCAGCTGGTTAAACGAAAAAGAAAACATCGAAAACCCGTACTACGGCAGCATGATGTTTGATTGTGGTGACGTTTCAGAAACTATTAAATCGAAATAA
- a CDS encoding transporter produces the protein MKRILVLALVLAGAFNHTFGQELYVFTEPASNMPTKSIGVRITNEGIFNNPGFVSRTIPEVMIGFNKNLMAHAQAFLSDMDGKYRLEGGSLYAKYRFLSIDETHSHLRAAAFGRISTSRRPTFTRDINLEGDNSGVQGGLIFTQLLHKLALSATLGYAHAFENNDRQIAGMPRPNNMFSYSLSSGYLVLPIVYKNYKEPNFNVYFEMLGKTDPGTGQSYLDLAPALQVILNSTTRIDLGYRFQAAGNMTNRYTKNMYLLRAEFNFFNVLK, from the coding sequence ATGAAAAGGATATTAGTTTTAGCACTGGTTCTGGCTGGTGCTTTTAATCATACTTTTGGTCAGGAACTATACGTTTTTACCGAACCGGCAAGCAATATGCCTACAAAATCAATTGGGGTACGCATTACCAACGAGGGCATATTCAACAATCCCGGTTTTGTGAGCCGTACCATCCCAGAGGTGATGATCGGATTCAATAAAAACCTGATGGCCCATGCACAGGCTTTTCTTTCAGACATGGACGGTAAATACCGTTTGGAAGGCGGAAGCTTATATGCAAAATACCGCTTCCTATCGATAGACGAGACGCATAGTCACCTCAGGGCAGCAGCTTTTGGCCGGATAAGTACGAGTAGGCGGCCAACATTTACCCGCGATATCAATTTAGAAGGCGACAATAGTGGTGTTCAGGGTGGTTTAATATTTACGCAGCTTTTGCATAAATTGGCCTTATCGGCAACATTGGGCTATGCGCATGCCTTCGAGAATAATGACAGGCAAATTGCCGGGATGCCGAGGCCAAACAACATGTTTTCTTACAGTTTATCATCAGGTTATCTGGTTTTACCAATTGTATATAAAAACTATAAGGAGCCGAACTTTAATGTTTATTTTGAAATGCTGGGTAAAACAGATCCTGGTACAGGCCAATCTTACCTGGATTTAGCGCCTGCACTCCAGGTTATTTTGAACAGCACCACACGGATTGATTTGGGTTACCGTTTTCAGGCAGCTGGAAACATGACCAACCGATATACCAAAAACATGTACCTTTTAAGGGCAGAATTTAATTTTTTTAACGTATTAAAATAA
- a CDS encoding heavy-metal-associated domain-containing protein, whose amino-acid sequence MKTIKLFSIIMLFFAVNASAQQISTADLQVTGLTCSMCSNATQKSLETLGFINSVKPDLNKNIFVLTFKKGADINLDLVRKKVQDAGFSVGGLTADFTFDQVKVDDKGQAIVNGNVYRFINAKNKTLNGTVKASVIDKNFISGAAFKKQATSVNSDAYASGTGVVNGKKTRVYHLVLS is encoded by the coding sequence ATGAAAACGATAAAATTATTCAGCATTATTATGCTTTTCTTCGCCGTTAATGCTTCGGCGCAACAAATATCAACTGCCGATTTACAGGTTACCGGATTAACCTGCTCGATGTGCTCTAATGCTACGCAGAAATCTTTGGAAACATTAGGTTTCATTAACTCGGTAAAACCAGATCTAAACAAAAACATCTTTGTGCTTACCTTTAAAAAAGGTGCCGACATTAACCTCGATCTGGTACGTAAAAAAGTTCAGGATGCCGGTTTCTCGGTAGGTGGTTTAACCGCCGACTTCACTTTCGATCAGGTTAAGGTTGACGATAAAGGTCAGGCAATTGTGAATGGAAATGTTTACCGTTTTATAAACGCCAAAAACAAAACCCTTAACGGTACTGTAAAAGCATCGGTTATCGATAAAAATTTCATTTCGGGCGCAGCATTTAAAAAGCAGGCTACTTCGGTTAATTCTGATGCCTATGCAAGCGGCACGGGTGTTGTTAACGGTAAAAAAACCCGGGTTTACCATTTAGTGCTTTCTTAA